Proteins encoded by one window of Lactobacillus sp. ESL0684:
- a CDS encoding ABC transporter substrate-binding protein — MKIKKMLLGLSLAGLLLLGGCSNKSDKKAEVKHVGVLQVVQHPSLDQAYKGFKAGLKAGGYVEGKNLKIDYQNAQNNQDNLKSMSDKLINDKSDLVLGIGTPAAQSLANTTQDIPIVVTAVTDLKAAKLVKSNTKPGGNVTGTTDMVSIDNQIKLLLSIVPKAKTIGIMYNAGESNSKIQADLAIKALKKSGVKVLVKTANTTNDVQQVTETLAGKVQGIYIPTDNTFASASSLVGKVVKKHKIPLVAGSADQVKTGGLATIGIDYKALGKQTGKMAAKILSGKAKPKDMPVEKADNLKLVVNKDMAKALKIDPKSIKAPK, encoded by the coding sequence ATGAAGATTAAGAAGATGTTACTGGGACTTAGCCTAGCTGGATTACTATTATTAGGTGGCTGCAGTAATAAGTCAGACAAAAAAGCTGAAGTTAAGCACGTGGGCGTTTTGCAAGTTGTGCAGCACCCATCGCTTGACCAAGCATACAAAGGCTTTAAGGCAGGCCTAAAAGCTGGCGGTTATGTCGAAGGTAAGAATCTGAAAATTGATTATCAAAATGCGCAAAATAACCAAGATAATTTGAAAAGTATGAGTGACAAACTAATCAATGATAAGTCTGATCTGGTATTAGGAATTGGGACGCCAGCAGCACAAAGTTTAGCTAATACAACTCAAGATATTCCTATCGTGGTCACTGCCGTTACCGACTTAAAAGCTGCTAAATTAGTAAAATCGAATACTAAGCCAGGCGGCAATGTTACAGGAACAACCGATATGGTTTCAATTGATAATCAAATTAAACTATTGCTATCAATTGTGCCAAAAGCTAAAACCATTGGCATTATGTACAATGCTGGTGAATCCAATTCAAAGATCCAAGCTGATTTGGCAATTAAAGCACTGAAGAAATCCGGGGTAAAAGTTTTAGTTAAAACCGCCAATACTACTAATGACGTGCAACAAGTAACTGAAACGTTAGCTGGAAAGGTACAAGGAATCTACATTCCTACAGATAACACCTTTGCTTCCGCATCATCCCTAGTTGGTAAAGTAGTCAAGAAGCACAAAATTCCATTAGTTGCTGGTTCAGCTGATCAAGTTAAAACTGGTGGTTTAGCCACTATTGGGATTGATTACAAAGCTTTAGGTAAACAAACTGGTAAAATGGCCGCTAAAATTTTATCCGGCAAAGCCAAACCTAAAGACATGCCAGTCGAAAAAGCCGATAATTTAAAATTAGTAGTTAATAAGGACATGGCTAAAGCTTTAAAGATTGATCCAAAATCGATTAAAGCACCTAAGTAA
- a CDS encoding ABC transporter permease codes for MSTFTDLLLSSTSQGLLWSLMAIGVYLTFRILDLADMTAEGSFPLGGAITTMCLISGVNPVLATIAAFGGGMLAGLVTGVLNTKLKIPSLLAGIVTMTGLYSITSRVMKNAANVSLLGKRTLFSIAQDWGLSHNNAVIVMGLIVALLAIILLVGFFRTEIGLAMRSTGDNPEMSAANGINTQSMKIWGYMISNGSIALSGALLAQNNGFADLNSGVGTLVIGLASIIIAEVLLRHLPIGMRLVTLVIGAIIYRLILALVFQMNVEPSDAKLASALVLIICLALPNFHLSNKNKGEKNNVSSIEN; via the coding sequence ATGAGTACTTTTACAGATTTATTGCTATCATCGACTTCACAAGGACTGTTGTGGTCACTAATGGCGATTGGCGTCTATTTAACTTTTCGAATATTAGATTTAGCTGACATGACAGCCGAAGGAAGTTTTCCGTTAGGCGGAGCAATTACCACAATGTGCCTGATTAGCGGAGTCAATCCAGTTCTAGCAACTATTGCTGCCTTTGGCGGCGGCATGCTAGCAGGACTAGTAACTGGAGTGTTAAATACTAAATTAAAAATCCCTTCTCTATTAGCCGGGATTGTAACCATGACGGGATTATATTCCATCACTTCTCGAGTAATGAAAAATGCAGCCAACGTTTCTTTATTAGGCAAAAGAACCCTCTTTTCAATTGCCCAAGATTGGGGGTTATCTCACAACAATGCCGTGATCGTTATGGGACTAATCGTTGCCTTACTAGCAATTATTTTACTAGTTGGCTTCTTTAGAACAGAAATCGGCTTGGCCATGCGGTCAACAGGTGACAACCCTGAGATGAGTGCTGCTAATGGGATTAACACTCAAAGTATGAAAATCTGGGGTTATATGATTTCTAACGGTAGCATTGCCCTTTCTGGTGCACTATTGGCCCAAAATAATGGTTTCGCAGACTTGAACTCTGGTGTTGGAACCCTAGTTATTGGCTTAGCTTCCATTATTATCGCCGAAGTTTTACTGCGGCATTTGCCAATTGGCATGCGCTTAGTTACGTTAGTAATCGGCGCCATTATTTACCGGCTAATCTTGGCACTTGTCTTCCAAATGAATGTTGAACCTTCTGATGCTAAATTAGCTTCTGCTCTAGTCTTAATCATCTGCTTGGCATTACCTAATTTTCATTTATCAAATAAAAACAAAGGGGAAAAGAACAATGTCTCAAGTATTGAAAATTAA
- a CDS encoding MFS transporter — protein MDIFLRNKNYRKLSVASWLSGAGNILFYLALMTYASKLKNYSLALSLIAIMEAIPNLLSSIGGYFADRTKNKYHVIVTLALIRCALYLVVGLLFASNLAGWNLVLLVIGLNFISDLAGTYSGGLSTPLIVDLVGQNDLAEAEGFTNGINQVITMLAQFIGSGLLLFMSYTNLAIVNAVTFLISGLLYLNVGRNYQKQQPINTNVNQQSFWATLKSSYHQVKTAHGLLTIVLVFALLNGILSTIEPLLSILVAGNKSMLVGTYSFTIALFGALDSIGMALGSAIGTKIFKQTSLFIISLLDTLASIAMVIALLTKNMLACLVFGSLLGFFAGVGSPKLSQWLITSVDHDILASSVGMLNTILLIAGPLMTTIFTSIAGTTRVNYALYGIIAVSIGVFIVTLAVMHSAKQKQ, from the coding sequence ATGGACATTTTTTTAAGAAACAAAAATTATCGTAAACTTTCAGTTGCTAGTTGGCTGTCTGGTGCTGGTAATATTCTATTCTACTTGGCCCTCATGACCTATGCTAGCAAATTAAAAAACTATTCATTAGCACTATCGCTAATTGCAATTATGGAAGCTATTCCTAATTTATTATCCAGTATTGGCGGCTATTTTGCTGATCGCACCAAAAACAAATATCATGTGATTGTTACCCTAGCCTTAATCCGCTGCGCGCTTTACCTAGTTGTTGGTCTGCTCTTTGCTAGCAACTTAGCGGGTTGGAATTTGGTTTTACTAGTTATCGGACTTAATTTCATCTCTGATTTAGCAGGTACCTATTCTGGCGGATTATCAACTCCGTTAATCGTCGATCTAGTTGGACAAAACGATTTAGCTGAAGCTGAAGGCTTTACTAACGGAATTAATCAAGTTATTACGATGCTAGCACAGTTTATCGGTTCCGGACTATTGCTTTTCATGTCGTATACCAACCTGGCAATTGTTAATGCTGTCACCTTTTTAATTTCAGGATTACTTTATCTCAATGTTGGCCGTAACTACCAGAAGCAGCAGCCAATCAACACTAATGTTAATCAACAGTCCTTTTGGGCAACCTTAAAATCATCCTATCACCAAGTAAAAACAGCTCATGGCTTACTAACTATCGTCTTAGTATTCGCCTTGCTTAACGGTATTCTCAGTACGATCGAGCCATTACTTTCAATTCTAGTTGCTGGTAATAAAAGCATGCTAGTTGGTACTTATAGTTTCACAATTGCATTATTTGGGGCACTTGATTCAATCGGGATGGCTTTAGGTAGTGCAATTGGTACCAAAATTTTTAAGCAAACCTCATTATTTATTATTTCTTTGCTAGACACCCTTGCTAGTATTGCTATGGTAATAGCTTTACTTACCAAAAATATGCTTGCCTGTCTAGTCTTTGGTAGCCTGTTAGGATTCTTTGCTGGAGTGGGCAGTCCCAAATTATCACAATGGTTGATTACCTCGGTTGATCACGATATTCTGGCTTCTTCTGTGGGGATGCTCAATACTATTTTATTGATTGCTGGGCCATTAATGACCACTATCTTTACCAGTATCGCGGGAACAACTAGAGTTAATTACGCATTATATGGCATAATTGCTGTTAGTATTGGTGTTTTCATAGTTACCTTAGCCGTCATGCATTCGGCTAAACAAAAACAGTAA
- a CDS encoding helix-turn-helix transcriptional regulator produces the protein MTIGELLKSYRVRQGKTKKDWAGKVISPSYYGKVEQDRHRITAQDLVKLLQFNKVPLMDFFSELDQNVDNQRQLKQKISQAVTYAFYHKSNNELLAVKELVKNSNLPDKDEQLLYIDAFMAMTDRDLSELSEDKQNKLRELIFNIPDFNREKLELYCNFIDLYDLDSNLVITKRVIKQFQKTTDVNIQELLLGIIVNVADNCIEQKRDNEAAQLLEFADQIPTRPEIFFLKNVIYLFANLLKYHLQNEPIYLTNVKLALQNFTILGMPEYGQQLSDFVEKNK, from the coding sequence ATGACGATTGGCGAATTATTGAAATCATATCGTGTTAGACAAGGCAAAACTAAAAAAGACTGGGCCGGCAAGGTTATCAGTCCTTCATATTATGGTAAAGTGGAACAAGATCGCCACAGAATTACCGCCCAAGATTTAGTTAAATTGTTGCAGTTTAATAAAGTTCCATTAATGGACTTTTTTAGTGAACTAGATCAAAACGTCGATAATCAACGCCAATTGAAGCAAAAGATTAGTCAGGCAGTAACATATGCTTTTTATCACAAATCCAATAATGAATTGTTGGCTGTTAAAGAACTTGTTAAAAACAGTAATTTGCCTGATAAGGATGAGCAGTTATTGTATATTGACGCGTTTATGGCAATGACTGATAGAGATTTGTCAGAGTTGAGCGAGGATAAGCAGAATAAATTAAGAGAGCTAATTTTTAATATTCCTGACTTTAATCGCGAAAAATTGGAATTATATTGTAACTTTATTGACCTATATGATCTTGATAGTAACTTAGTAATTACCAAGAGAGTCATTAAGCAGTTTCAAAAGACGACAGATGTAAATATTCAAGAACTTTTATTGGGTATTATTGTTAATGTAGCTGATAATTGTATCGAACAAAAACGTGATAATGAAGCTGCACAATTGCTAGAGTTTGCTGACCAGATCCCGACTAGACCAGAAATCTTTTTCCTTAAAAATGTAATTTACTTATTTGCTAATCTGCTTAAGTATCATTTACAAAATGAGCCAATTTATCTGACTAATGTCAAGCTGGCATTACAGAATTTCACGATTTTGGGGATGCCAGAATATGGTCAACAACTGTCAGACTTTGTCGAAAAAAATAAGTAA
- a CDS encoding ABC transporter ATP-binding protein: MSQVLKIKNLHQTFEQGTVNENRVLRGVNLELAAGDFVTIIGSNGAGKSTLLNSIAGTLPIQQGKIILNDQDISKQSVTKRSKRISRVFQDPKMGTAVRLTVEENLALAMKRGQRRTFRAGVKKADRSFFKEQLAQLDLNLENRLDTEIGLLSGGQRQAITLLMATLRRPDLILLDEHTAALDPQTSITVMNLTEKLIAEQKLTAFMVTHNMEDAIRYGNRLIMLHQGRVALDLADEEKKQMTVPKLMELFQKHVGTELKDDAILLA, encoded by the coding sequence ATGTCTCAAGTATTGAAAATTAAGAACTTACATCAAACTTTTGAACAAGGAACCGTTAATGAAAATCGCGTCTTGCGCGGTGTCAATTTAGAGCTAGCAGCCGGTGATTTTGTTACCATTATTGGTAGTAATGGTGCCGGCAAATCAACTTTGCTCAACAGTATTGCTGGTACTTTGCCAATTCAACAAGGAAAAATTATTCTCAATGACCAAGATATTAGTAAACAGTCAGTAACTAAACGTTCAAAACGAATTAGTCGCGTTTTTCAAGACCCTAAGATGGGGACTGCTGTGCGGCTAACTGTCGAAGAAAATCTTGCTTTAGCAATGAAACGCGGTCAACGGCGAACTTTCCGTGCTGGCGTTAAAAAAGCAGATCGCAGCTTTTTCAAAGAACAATTAGCCCAGCTTGACTTAAACTTAGAAAATCGGTTAGATACCGAAATCGGCTTGCTATCTGGCGGCCAGCGTCAAGCTATCACTCTCTTAATGGCAACACTCAGGCGTCCCGATTTAATTTTACTGGATGAACACACTGCCGCATTAGATCCGCAAACTTCGATCACAGTAATGAATTTAACCGAGAAATTGATCGCTGAGCAAAAACTAACCGCCTTCATGGTAACCCACAATATGGAAGATGCCATTCGCTATGGCAATCGGCTTATTATGCTCCATCAGGGACGTGTAGCCTTAGACCTTGCTGATGAAGAAAAGAAGCAAATGACAGTCCCAAAGCTCATGGAATTATTCCAAAAACACGTTGGCACAGAACTAAAAGACGATGCCATCTTGCTAGCTTAA